ACACATGGGTGTgcctgaaggaagaaaaatgttcattCTGCCTTCCTTGCTCCCCATGTGGAGATCACAATTATTGTCTATGATCTCATggacacaaaatatatttctgatgAACAAATCGTTCCTCAGTGACATTATGAATTTTGTAGGATTTAGGCCACTTTtagttgaatttctttttttctataaatactgTTTGAATATAAAAGGCTTATTtgacaaaaacacaccaaaagaaaacacaaggttGGCAGAGATCTGAAGAATTCCTACCAGCATCTCAATTCAGTCACATAAGGGAAGTTGTAAAATAGTTGCATGATTTTTGCCCCACTATTATTCAAAcaggagacagaaaatatttgtgtcAATTGGCAATTTACACTTAATGACCTTAGTCCCAGCCCATGCATAAACCCaagattttataaaaaaaaaataagtcaactGTTTAGCCCCCCGAATGTGTGTTATTTCTCGATCTTTTCCCTTGAACTAGCTTCCCATTTCATACATGTCCTTCTACCTTTCTGGATCCCTTTACGGGATCTAGAAACCTTCTTGAGATTCTAACTGCAGGAGGCCCTTTGTTTTAGTTCGCATAACAGTCTTTGCACCCGGCTGTGGGGCTGTTCAGTTCAGAATTTGGCTCATATGTTGATCAGTCCATTAGGTTCTGTTTCTTGGGCTCCATGAATGATTTGGTCCATTGCCTTTCTTTCAGTTGAACATAAGCTGTAGCTCTGGCCCATGAGCTCCCAACCCAAGGGCCGAAAAGTCCTTAAGTTCACAAGCATCATCTTCCCTTTCCTTCAGAGCTAAAGTTGGCATGTTGTAGCTCTGGAAAGACAGAATACCAAGTACAGGTCCAAAACGGATAGCCCTTGTCGCTTTAAGAAATTTAGAGCCTAATAATCTTTGGGGGGAAAATTTCAGTCAGAATCCTCAAGTCCACCCTTTTAAGGAAAGACCCCAGTTCCTGCCTCTTCTATATATTTATCTACCTCGTGGTGAAGAGCATGTGTGTGCAACACCTTTGCCTGAAATGGTATGGTTTGGCATTAATGGATTGTGGGTCCATTGAAAAGAAATCTGCTCTTGTTTCTCATGTTACGGACAGTTCAAGGTTTGCCTTAGAACTAACTTCAAGGAAAAGCAGCAGAATCGTAGGAAGGGACAATCTTGCCCTCAGTACCACCCAGTGTGCCAGCTTCGGTTCCGGGCAGGTCTGGGTGGCTATCTTCTTTCGGGGGCTTTTCCTTGCAGAAGAACTTCTTCAGCATATCCTGGATTTCCTTCTTAATGGTCTTGTGCATGTAACCATAGATGTAGGGGTGGATGCAGCACTGCAGGAAGAAAAGCCAGATGATTATGGTGATCACCCACTGGGGTACGTTGGTTTCGACATCCACCCACACAGCCAAGACTGCCAAAAAGCAGTAGGGCCCCAGGGATAGCACATAGGAGAAAATGATGATGAAGATCACTTTAGCAGCTTTGCACTGGTAGCACCTGGGCAGAGGAGGGTCGCTGTTGCTGTTACGACGACTGGGTGGGAGGCTCTCCGGGATGTTCACTGCCTCGACATCACCCTCACTGAAATTGATGTCGTCTTCACCAAACTCCATGTCGTCTTCACCCAAGTCAATGCTGCACTGGTTGACCTCTGTGCCACCCTTGTCtgccttcatgctgttctcaacTTTGGTGCCACCTTCCTTACCCTGCACGCTGCCGTCGCTGGCCACCATGCTGCTCTCTCTGACCTCCTCGCTGTCCCTGGCCTCTGCACTACCCTCACTGGtccccttgcttccttccttggCCTTCAGGCTGCCGTCCTTGACTTCCATTCTGCCTTCTTTGGCCTTGACCTCACCTTCATGCTGGCGGCGAAACTCACTCTCATCCTGGAACTCCTCCTTCTCTGCTCCCTCTTCATCCTCATTCTCTACACAGTCCTTGACTCGCACTTCCAAGCTGTGTCTCTTGACATTGTACAGCAGAGCATGCTGCCTCCGGGCTGCACCGAACACCACGGAGTAGCAGGCAATCATGACAATCAGTGGAATGACGATGAAGGACACCACGCTGAGAATAGTGTAGCTGGGGCTGGCCCCCCAGATCATGGAGCAGAGGGCATTGCGCTCATCAAAGGCAGCCTGGCCCCAGCCGTAGAGTGGAGGAGTGCTCTGCAGGATGGCCACAATCCAGGTGCCATAGAGGAGCAAGTAACCACGGCGCTGGGTCATCTTGGACGGGTAGGAGAGAGGGTGGATGATGGACAAGTAGCGATCCACTGACACCACGACAATGGTGTTGACACTGGCGAAGGCGAACAGGTGGGTGAGGCTAACCAGGGCCGTGCAGAAGTGGCTGTTGAGGGGCCAGAAGAGAGGCACAGAGGTGGCCACCACCCAGGGTGCCACGAGCGAAACCTGCAGCAGGTCGGTGACGAGGAGGTTAAAGATAAAACGGTTGGTCACCTGCAGCAGCTGCGGTTTGCGCTGCAACACTAGCGCCAGCACTATGTTGCCGACGAAAGCGGCAGCGAGGAAGATAACCAGCACGGTTGAGCGGATGATGCCGTGAGCCAGGCTGATGGGCATTTTGGAGAGGGGCATGCACGTGTGGCTGCTGTTACTCTCGCGCGTGCTGTTGGTGCAGGTGGACGTCATGGCAACAGCCAGAGGGCGTGAGACAGGGTGCAGGCTCAGCGCCGGCACTGGTGGGTGGCAAAGGGGTGCACAGACCGCACTCAGTGCCTATGCTGGTGACAAAAGAAACACGCAGGAAGAGTTAGTCACCCGTCAAGGGGAGAAGCCTCCGCGCCCAGCAAGGGCGCTGCAGGACCCCCTACCCCGGGTTCCCGCACAGCCCCATCCCCAGTATAGGCAGCTTCTATGGCTCCTTTCCGCACTCTTCAGAtctgtctgcctgtctctctccagGGCTCTGATTTCCTCTGATCTGTTTCTCCTGCTGGCGCGTGCGTGCGCGCGCTTTCTCTGCTTGTCTCTCACGCTGTCTCTGGCTCCCGGGAGTTTTGGTCGCAGCGCTAGCGCTAGCGCATGCGCGTGCgctctctgtttctgtctgttTACGATAGtcagtttctgtctctctccagtGTCTCTCGCTAGCGCACTTTTTTTCCGTATCTCTCCgggtgtgtgtctgtatgtgtctcACCGTttcctgattctttctcatctttgtctCTCACTcatgtctgtctctgtttctccgtCTCTCGATAGCACGTGCAtgctgtctctttcctttctgttactctcatttctctcttcctctctgtttgtctctcagtctgtctgtgtgtgtctcttttgCTAGCGCACTTTCTCTGCAGGGCTCGCGCTCTCGCTCCCTATCTTTCTCACAGTCTTGCCCTTGTCTCTCCCTCAGTCTCTTTCTGATCcgttctgtctctctgtgtctctgcttGTTACTGTGTCGCTGGCTGGTTGGTGTGTGTCTCCGTCTTTCCCTAATACTCTCTtgtctctccatttctctctatTTCCCTAGCAGTTCATCTTTGTGGGTCCCTAGCGCACCTGTTCAATGTCgctctctgtgtctctgccctCTCCGTGTCTCTCCAACTCTCTTGTTTCCGCGTCTCCCTCTGATTCTCTAGGtgtctccttctgtctctccctGGCACGTGTGTGCTTGCTCTGTCTTTCCCGGACCCTCTTGTCTCTGTATCGCtccatgtggtttctgtctctcCCTGCCTAAGTTCTCTCTGCAttgctctgcctctctctccattGATCTCTAACACTCTACTGCTTGTCTCACCTGTCTCTCAAGCTATCTCTTTAGTGCGTGCACTCTCTACTTGGTTTCTCTGTCCTTCACTTTCCTGTCACCCCAGGACTCTGGCTAAACACTTGCTTTATATCTTTGAGTGTGTGCGCATCtctatttctctacatctttttCTCACGGCCCCTCACCTCGGTTTTTCTCTGGCCGAATCTCTGTCTCTTTGGATCTCTGTCTCCCTGTAGACTTTATTTTGCCGTGGAAACCACCTGCCGCCCTAGCCACCGTGGACTTTGGCTTATAAAACCCTTAGTTTCTCAGCAGTGCAATGGCGACTAGAAAATGCAGGGAGGATGCCTATTGAGCTCCCCTACCCTCACCCTCcacatccccatccccatccccatccccaatTCGGCATCCTCTTTGCTTTCTCCGGTCTGCTTGGTGTTGGTGGCAGCCGAAGGGAGTGGGGGAAGAGctggggagaaagggaaaagaggcaGGGGTGCAGGGTGGTGGGGAGAGTCAGAAAGGCTGGGAGAGAGAGATTAAGAGGCAGAGAGacgaaaagaaaatgagagacagCGAAAGAATGAGATacatacagagagacagagagaaagtgagcaacagagagggagagagacagaaagaaaaaagaagaaatgggagcgtgagagtgagagagagaatgagagagcaaGACAGACTGGGAGAGACGcagacagaaaaagcaaaaaagagaataagaaaagagaacacgctgaggaagagggaaaggatgAGGAAAAAACGAGAGAATGGGGAGGGATGGGGGGAAGAACGCACGAGAAAAAGTGCGAGGGAAAACGCGAGGGCGGGAGGATGGCTAGGGAAAGGGGACAAGGGGCCGCACcgcgggccaccacgcctggttactCAGCAGCCCTCGGGCCGCTGCAGAGGGGCGTCGTGGGATTCCAGGCTAGGGGCCCGTCCAGGTGCTGGGGGCCACGGAGCCCGGAGTAGGGCCGGGCCGCTTACCTGTTGCTGCTGCGGACGTGGCGTCGCTGGCGCCGCGTGCGGGTCCTTCGGGGCTCCCCGCGCTTGTCCCGGCCGCCTCTCGGGGCACGGGCGGCTGCGATCTGGCACCGGGCAGCGGGCTCTGCGGGCGCGGCAGGAGCGGGGCACAGCGTCTGTGCCCGCACGTCCGGCCAGCGCGCCGCGCTGCAAGCTCTGAAGAGGCAGCGGGGGCGCGCGGCGTCTTAAGGCAGCGCGGTGCCCTCACCTTGCGGTGCCGCCCTCCCCTCGGTCCCCGCCCGCGCCGGTGACGCACGAGGCCGCGGCGGCCCAGGGGAGCGGGGCTGGCAGGTGGGGGGCCCTGCACCAGACCCCACTCAGATTTTCTCACTCCGGATTCCCACCCCTGGGGCCCCGAGCCCACCGAGACCTCACAGACTGGGGATTGTCACCGGGGCTGATTTTCGTGCAAACCCCGTGCCCTCCTAGCCCCCGGATTTCTGGCCAACTCCCAGGCACAGACCCTGCACTATCCTTCCAAATAGTAGATTCTTCCAAATAGGAGGGTCCAGGACTCCCCTCGAATTCTGAAAAGCCTCCAAAGTATGAATAGCCCCTGAGCCCGAGAAAGGAATCGTGACTTTAATGTCAACGATTTTCCACGAATTTCTCTAGCTCCCAGGAAGAGCTAAGTGGCAATGCTTTCCCTGTAGGATTTGGAAGCATTTCATTTAAGACAAGCTGCATAATTATCCACTATATTCTTTGATTGAAGTATGTCTGTCTGTAAGTCAGTCagcatctctccctctctctctccctctttcttcccttctctctgccgGGTACTGTGTTAAACTGTTTACACAGAGAATACCGCTGAATCGTTACCCCAGCCTTGTGAGGTAAGTACtgctattatcttcattttatagagacagaagcAGAAGCCAAGAAAGATTACCCTACTTGCCTAAGTTCAAGTAAATATTGCACACATTCTATTAACCAAGACATTCTGGTCTCTCTTAAACACCTATTGGGTATTTGTTGTATATCAGACCTGAGGAGGCACCCtcttccctgcccccagaggGTAGGGAAGGTGACCCAGACCAGGGATCATTTGCATTAGATTTCCAAGGGATTAGGAGGTGTTTTCTAGGCAGGGCACAAGGGGAAATGTGTTCTGTAAGAAGAAGATGCATGGGGTAAAACTAGGGCTGCAAGAGAGAGTTGGGTTCCAAAGGTTGGGAAAACAGAGAAGCTGCAGCCTGGTGAGTGCCAGGAGGTTAACTGGTTAAATCGGGTAGAGGCAGATCCTGAGGGGTCTTGAATGTCAGTCTGCGGACTTCGGACTTTACCCTGAGATCCCTGGAGGCCGTTGGAGAGTCGTTTTATTATGAAAGATTTCAAGCATACACAAAcataatgagaataataaaataatcctcCATGTTCCCATTACCCAGACTTCACAAGGGTAAATAGTTAGCCATTCTTGTTCATTGGTGGGTTTTAGGTAGGGCAATGCTCTAGAATCAGGGCTGGTGTTGGATGGAGAACGCTGAAGGGAGGTTGTAGCAGGAGACAAGGAGGGTCTTCACAGGTCCCACAGAGTGGGGCAAGCAGAGACCTACAGAGAGGCAAAATTGACAGGGAATAAGGGCAAGGAGGTGTTGGGGAGGGTCTAGAATGAGTGCAGGGTTTGGAGTTGGTTGATGGGCTGGATGGAGACACCCCCTCCCCTCTGAAACAGGGAGATGAGACAGGTGTATAATCAGGCCTCAGAATGCTCTTTGGATCTGGAGTCCTGCATTTGCTCTTagatcatttgtcttttttctgctAGGCCTGATTTTATCTCTCCAAGGGTGAATGGTAAAAACCTGGTCATTTTTCCTAGAGACAGTTTCCGTGATAATCACTCACAGTTATTAATTCCTAGCTTTGTGCTGGCCATGATACAGAATCCTGGGTGGCATATACTGTCAAGCGGCAGTTTGTTCAGACTCAATGATTTTACAATCACTTGGGAGGCCCAATGACAACCACACGTTGCAACACTGGTCAGTAGTGTGCCGGCCTCAGGCTTGTTCACCTTGTCAGACCAATTGCCCTAATTGCTGTACCAATAGCTAGATGAGGGAAGTTGGGAAACCCAAGACTCAGCCAGGTATTAGTTCTAGTCATTCATTCTAGTAATAATGGGTGCAAGAGTACTTGAGTGCCTACATCATGCTAGTATTGAAACTGCTAGAAGTGTCCAGAGACAAAGGCAAGTCTTTCTTGACCTTTCCTATTTTTACTGTGGTTGTGAGCATGCCCGAGACTGCTAGGTTCCAACAGGGGACCCTCTAGACACATGTTAAAGATGGGTGCCTCAGAGGGATGGGCTCATGGAGTCTGCAGCTGCACTTTTGGGCACGAAGGGGGATGATAGGGAGTGGAAGAGGTTGGGTGGGATGAGGCCTCTGCAACTGAGATGAGCCTGCCAGCCGGAGATAGGAAAAAAGCCAGAGAAGTGCTAGAAAATAAATACCAGCTATTTTTCTGTACAGAGAGATGTTTGAGGGTGGTTAATCTTCAggtgtcttctctttccttccagaTGTGAGCAGAGTAGGTATCCTCGGATTTCAAAGACATCCAAATATCAGCTCCCCAACTGGAAGTATGTGGTAGAGCTTTGGGGAATGTGGATTTGGCTTCTAGCCCTTCAGGCTCTGATTCTGATAGCCTTGAAGGAGCCCTTCAACTGACAAACCTCATTACATTCTGGGAAGGTTCTTTGGGATGAAAGAGGGAGAGTTTGGGATGATGGCTTAAGAAGTCACCTAGTCCATTTCCCTACCTTCATAATTCAGTAGCAGCAGAGGTACGATCAAGCTGGATATTAATGGGCCAGGGCTAGAGGGCAAGAAGCTACCAACAAGAAAGGGCCAAGTTAGGAAGCTGGGCAAGTTAGGAATCAACACTGTATTTTCTGAAAGCCTGACACCGTATATACTACTAGAAAAcggaaaaaatgctgaaaatttaaCCATCATGCCATGGCTAACAAGATACATCTTGATTTCAAAGATGCTagaatatggggaaaaaaaagtgctttAGAATCAATGTAAGACAGTACCATCCCTGTCtttacagagaggttaagtaacttatccaaggccacacagcaaataCGTTTTGGAGCTGAGAGTTAAAGGCTGCTCTGACTCCAAAGCAGGGGCATTTCTTAGGCTACATCAAGGAAGAGTGCAGAGACAAGACAGAAGGGCTCCCAGACCCAAACCAGATAAAATTTTTGAATCTAGGTGAAAGGGGACTAGGAATTGCTAGAACTGTGAAAAGACAAGTGCATTTGCAATGGTAATGGTTTCTTTTTGTTGGACAGATACATGGTTCCCATAGGTGGTAAAACGACTAAATCAGTCAATCTAAATTCTAAGTCACACTCCTTTTTGCTTAGCGAGTTCATAATAAGTCGACAGGGAAAAATATATGGTTTTGTTCTGTAGTGCCTACCCATGGgggtgttttaaatttttcagtgttATGTGTTACTCTGGAATTCACTTCAGGCCAACTCCTAGAAGTTGTGTTTGCAAAACTCAAACAAAATCAAGTACCATCTGGGTGTGAG
This portion of the Macaca thibetana thibetana isolate TM-01 chromosome X, ASM2454274v1, whole genome shotgun sequence genome encodes:
- the GPR101 gene encoding probable G-protein coupled receptor 101, which produces MTSTCTNSTRESNSSHTCMPLSKMPISLAHGIIRSTVLVIFLAAAFVGNIVLALVLQRKPQLLQVTNRFIFNLLVTDLLQVSLVAPWVVATSVPLFWPLNSHFCTALVSLTHLFAFASVNTIVVVSVDRYLSIIHPLSYPSKMTQRRGYLLLYGTWIVAILQSTPPLYGWGQAAFDERNALCSMIWGASPSYTILSVVSFIVIPLIVMIACYSVVFGAARRQHALLYNVKRHSLEVRVKDCVENEDEEGAEKEEFQDESEFRRQHEGEVKAKEGRMEVKDGSLKAKEGSKGTSEGSAEARDSEEVRESSMVASDGSVQGKEGGTKVENSMKADKGGTEVNQCSIDLGEDDMEFGEDDINFSEGDVEAVNIPESLPPSRRNSNSDPPLPRCYQCKAAKVIFIIIFSYVLSLGPYCFLAVLAVWVDVETNVPQWVITIIIWLFFLQCCIHPYIYGYMHKTIKKEIQDMLKKFFCKEKPPKEDSHPDLPGTEAGTLGGTEGKIVPSYDSAAFP